In the Schaalia hyovaginalis genome, GACGACGGCCGACTTCACCGAAGCGACGTCCGTGACGACCGCGCCGGGGAATTCCCTCAGCGCCTCCACGACGCACAGGTCGGCGACGTCAGGCGGGGCCGCCACGACGACGAGGCGAGGTTCGGCGGTTGCGGCTTCGGCGAAGGGAGTGCCGGCGCCGATGTCCTGGGCGAGCCGCAGGGCCGTCGGCGAGGTGTCCCGGAGCATGACCTCAACGCCTCCGGCCCGCAGTGCCAGGCCGAGGGATGCTCCGAGAAGGCCCGAGCCGATGATGAGCACGGGCCCCCGCGTGGCGAAGGGGCGTGAGGAGGCGCTCACAGGCCGACGGTCGAGTAGAGGGCCTTGAGGGCGTTCCCCTTGACGCGGCGGGAGGTCCCCTGCTGGAGGTTCCCGAGCCGGATCGGGCCGAAGGCCGTGCGGACGAGTTCGCGAACCGGGTAGCCGACCTCGGCCATCATGCGACGGACCAGGCGATTGCGGCCCTCGTGGACGACGATCTCGACCGTCGTGATCTCACCGTAGGTGTCGACGACGCGGAAGGAATCGACCTTGATCGGGCCGTCCTCCAGTTCGATGCCGTCCATCAGGCGCCGCTTCACATAGGGCTTGACCTCGCCGTGGAGTCGGGCGACGTAGGTCTTGGGCACTTCATAGCTCGGGTGCGTCAGGCGGTTCGCCAGCTCTCCGTCATTGGTCAGCAGCAGCAGGCCGGAGGTGTCAATGTCGAGTCGGCCCACGTGGTACAGCCGCTCCGGGTAGTCCACGATGAGGTCGGACAGAGTGGGCCGGCCCTCAGGGTCGCTCATCGTCGACACGGTCCCGACCGGCTTGTTCACGGCCAGGACGACGTGGCGCGTTTCATCGAAGAAGACGCGCTCGCCGTCGACGTGGACCGCCTGGGTCATCGGGTCGATGCGAATGCCCTGCGAGCGCACCACCTGACCGTCGACTTGCACCCGGCCGTCCTCGATGAGCTGCTCGGCGGCGCGGCGCGAGGCGACGCCCGCCTGCGACAGGGCCTTCTGCAGACGGATTCCGCCCTCGACGTAGGGATCGTTCCTCACAGCTGTTCCTCCAGTTCGTCCAGCTCCTCGCCGGTCGGTAAGTACGGCGCCAGGGGCACCAGGTCGTCGAGGGATGCGAATCCCATCTTCTCGAGGAACTCGCGCGTGGTGCCGTACAGCCTGGCGCCCGAGTCGGATTCCCCGACCTCTTCGACAAGTCCCCTTGTCACTAGGGTACGCACCACGGCGTCCACGTTCACGCCCCGAATATGCGAGATGCGCGACCTTGAGATCGGCTGCCGGTAGGCGATGACGGCCAGGGTCTCGAGGGCGGCCTGCGACAGGCGCGATTGAGCGGTGCCCACGATGAAGCGCCCGACGAGGCCCGCCCATTCTCGGGCGGAGTAGATCCGCCAGCCGCCGGCGTTCTCACGGAGCTCGAAGCCGGCCGGGCGCCTGCCGCCCTCGCCCCGGTACAGGGCGGCGAGGGCGCGCAGCGCCGACTCGGCCTCTTCGACATCGATGCCGAGGGCGTCGGCGAGGTCGAGGGCCGCGACGGGCTCGCTCACGACCATGAGAATCGCCTCCAAGGGGGCGAACAGTTCTTCGGATTCGTGCGGTTCAGGCATCAGCGCTCCCCTGTTCTCCCGGGTCCTCGGTCGCATCGATGTCGGTGAAGTCGACGTCCTGCGCGTTCCCGCCCGCCCATACGAGGACGAGCTCGCCCAGGGGCTCGTCCTGGGCGACGTCGAGGACGCGCCTGCGATAGAGCTCGAGGACGGCGAGGAAGCGCGAAACGATGACGGGCGTGGTCGCAGCGTCCTCGACGAGCTCGTGGAAGGTCATCTTGCCGAGTCGGGCGAGTCTTTCGACGACGATTCTGGCCTGTTCGCGCACGGGCACGACGGGATCGTGAAGGTGAGCGGTGACCACCTGCGGCTCGGCCGAGCTGAAAGCAGCGGCGGCGGCCCTCACGAGGTCCAGCGGGCTCGCCGTCCACACGAGCTCGGGCAGCAGGGCTGCGAACTGCGGTTCCAGGGGCGCGGTCCGCGGGATGAATCCCGCGTTCTCCTCGAGAGAGGCGGCGATCTGCGCCGATGCGCCTTTGAAGGCGCGGTATTGCAGCAGCCGGGTGAAGAGCAGATCGCGCGCTTCCAGGTCCTCGACCGCGAGTTCGCGGTCGATCTGGGTGCTGGGGAGCAGGCTCTGCGCCTTGAGGTCGAGCAGCGTCGCGGCGACGACGAGGAACTCCGTGGTCTTGGACAGATCCGGGAACATCCGCATATGCGCGATGAACTCATCGGTGACCTCCGCCAGGGCCACTTCGGTGATGTCGAGGCGTTTGCGCGTGATGAGCTGGAGGAGCAGGTCGAAAGGGCCCTCGAAGACGTCGAGGGCGACGTGGAAGTCGTCGATCGCCCCTTGACGGGCCTCGGCCTCAGGCGGCGTCACCACGGGCGATGAGCTCCCTGGCGAGCCTGCGGTAGGCGCGGGCCCCGGGGTGGTTGGGCGCATAGGTCGTGATGGGCTCGCTCGCGACGCTCGCATCCGGGAACTTGACGGTCCGACCGATTCTGGTGGTGAAGACGAGATCCCCGAAGGCCTCGTCCAGGCGGTCGAGCACCTCGCGGGAGTGCAGGGTGCGCGAATCGACCATGGTCGCGACGATGCCGTCGATCTTCAGACGGGGGTTGATGCGATCGCGGACGGTCTCGATCGTCTCGACGAGCAGCGCCACGCCGCGCAGGGCGAAGAACTCCGCTTCAACGGGCACGATCACGCCGTGGGCGGCCGTGAGAGCGTTGACCGCGAGGAGGCCGAGCGAAGGCTGGCAGTCGATGAGGATCACGTCGTACTGGTCTTCGATGTGCCGGAGCACCCTGGCGAGCGCGGACTCGCGCGCGACTTCGTTGACCAGTTGCACTTCCGCAGCGGACAGATCGATGTTCGCCGGGATGATGTCGAGCCCCTCGACGCTCGTGCGGCACACCGTCGTATGGACATCGGCCTTCGGATTCATGAGGAGGGTGTAGATCGTGTCCTCCATCTCCAAGGTGTTGATCCCCAGACCGACCGAGGCCGCGCCCTGCGGATCGAAGTCGACGATGAGGACCCGCCTGCCGTACTCGGCGAGGGCCGAACCCAGATTGATGGTGGTGGTCGTCTTGCCGACGCCGCCCTTCTGGTTGCACATCGCGATGATCCGAGCCGGCCCGTGCCCGCCGAGGGGCGCAGGGATCGGGAAGTCATCGGGGTTCTGACCGATCTCACCGGGCAATGCGAGCTGTACGTCGTTCGTCACATTGCGATTCTAGGTCATTGAGGATGCGTTTCACCCTTCGCGAGTGCTCTGGGATGGCTCGAGCGGTAGACCTCGAGGAGCATCGTCGGGGTGACCTTCGTGTAGATCTGGGTGGTCTGGACCGAAGCGTGCCCCAAGAGCTCCTGGACATCGCGGATCGAGGCGCCGCCCTCGAGAAGATGCGTTGCGAAGGAATGCCGGAGCGTATGGGGCGACACGTGTCCGTGAAGGCCGGCGGCGTCGGCCGCCTTCTGAATGACCTCCCATGCGCTCTGGCGCGAGAGGGGGGCTCCGCGGGAATTGAGGAAGACGCTGGGCGTCCCCCTCCCCTTGCTCGCCAGGGAGGGCCTCGCCCGTACGAGGTAGGCGGCCAGGGCGTCTTGAGCCATCGATCCCAGCGGGACGAAGCGCTCCTTGCGGCCCTTCCCGTAGAGGCGCACGACGGGGGTCTCGTCATCGAGGTCGAGGTCGTCGATCGTCAGTCCGAGGGCCTCGGATACTCGGGCGCCCGTCGCGTAGAGCACTTCGAGCAGGGCCGCGTCCCTGAGTGCGCATGCGTCGTCGCCGAGGCGGGCGGCTTTCAGGAGGGCGTCGACCTGATCGACGGAGAGCGCCTTGGGCAGCCTCATCCCCTGCTTCGGAACGTGAAGGCCCGCCGCCGGGTCGTGCGCGGTGACGCCCTCGGCGACGAGGAACTTGTGGAATCCGCGGATCGCGGCTGATGCCCTGGCGACGGTGGAGGGGGCTGCGGGTTTGCCGCTGAGGACTCCGGAGGCGAAGTCGGCGAGGTGGCGTTCGACGTCCTGCGGGCCGACTGCGCCGGGCGTCCCGATTCCGCGTTCTTCGAGGTCGATGCGATAGCGGTCGAGGTCGCGGCGGTAGTTCGAGAGGGTGTGAGGCGAAGCGCCCTTCTCGATCCGCAGGTGGCTGAGCCACTCGCGTTGCAGCTCCTCGAACTCGTTCACATGACGACGATACCGCGGAGGCCGAAGGGCATGGGTGCGCGGCGGTGCGTGGGCGTACGATCACACTGAGGTAGCGCTGGATCTGCCCACTCCATTTTCGCTTTTCTTTCGCTACACTTTCATAAGAAAACACCCTGCTCCGAAGAAGGGGCCCGATCCGGCTGGAGGCCGATGTGACACTCAAGTGGGACGAACTCGACGACCGCGCGGTGAAGACCGCGAAGATCCTCGCGGCGGACGCCGTCGAGAAGGTCGGCTCCGGACACCCCGGCACCGCGATCTCCATCGCGCCCGCCGCCTACCTCCTCTTCCAGCGCTACCTGCGCATCGATCCGAAGGATCCGAAGTGGCTGGGCCGTGACCGCTTCGTCATGTCCGCGGGGCACTCCTCCCTCACCCAGTACTGCCAGATGTACCTCGCGGGCCAGACCCTCGAGCTCGACGACCTCAAGGCGCTGCGCACCCGCGGCTCCCTCACCCCGGCCCACCCCGAGTACGGGCACACCGCGGGCGTCGAGATCACCACCGGCCCGCTCGGCACGGGCATCGCCTCCGCCGTCGGCTTCGCCATGTCGGCGCGCCGCTCCCACGGGCTCTTCGACCCCGAGACTCCGATGGGCGAGTCCCCCTTCGACCACTACGTCTACGTCATCGCCGGCGACGGCTGCCTCCAGGAGGGCGTCGCATCCGAAGCCTCCTCGCTGGCCGGCACGCAGAAGCTCGGTAACCTCATCCTCCTGTGGGACGACAACCACATCTCCATCGAGGACGACACGAACATCGCCTTCACCGAAGACGTCCTCAAGCGCTACGAGGCCTACGGATGGCACACCCAGCGGGTCGACTGGCTCTCCGAGGACGGCTCCTACGCCGAGGACGTCACCGCCCTCGACGCCGCCATCGAAGCCGCCAAGGCCGAGACCGACAAGCCCTCGATCATCGCCCTGCGCACGATCATCGGCTGGCCCACCCCCGGCAAGCAGAACACCGGCGGCATCCACGGATCCAAGCTCGGCGACGAGGCCCTTCGCGGCCTCAAGGAGGCCCTGGGCGCCGATCCCGACGCGATGTTCGGCGTCGACGAGGAAGCGGTCGCGCACGCCCGCGCGAACGTCGCCGCCCGCGCCGAACAGGCCCGCACCGAATGGGACGCCCGATTCGCCCAGTGGAAGGCCGCCAACCCCGAGCGCGCCGAACTCCTCGACCGCGTCCTCGACAAGAAGCTCCCCGAGGGCTGGGAGACCGCGCTCCCCAGCTTCGAGGCGGGCAAGGCCGTCGCCACGCGCTCGGCATCGGGCAAGGTCATCGCCTCCCTCGCCGATGCGCTCCCGGAGGTCTGGGGCGGATCGGCCGACCTGGCCGGATCGAACAACACGATCATGCCCGGACAGCCCTCCTTCATCCCCGCCGAGTACTCGACCGGCGCCTTCCAGGGCGACGCCTTCGGCCGCAACCTCCACTTCGGCATCCGCGAGTTCGCGATGGGCGCCATCATGAACGGCATGGCGGCCGACGGCCTCACCCGCCCCTACGGCGGCACCTTCTTCGTGTTCTCCGACTTCATGCGCGGAGCGGTCCGCCTGGCCGCGCTCATGGATCTGCCCGTCACCTACGTGTGGACCCACGACTCGATCGGCGTGGGCGAGGACGGTCCGACGCACCAGCCGGTCGAGCACCTCGCCGCCTACCGCGCCATCCCGAACCTCGCGATCGTGCGACCGGCCGATGCCAATGAGACCATCGTCGCCTGGAAGACGGTCCTCGAGAAGGCCCACCCGGCCGCGCTCATCCTCTCGCGCCAGAACCTGCCGGTTCCCGAGCGCGGCGAAGGCGCCCTCGCCTCCGCCGAGGGACTCGCGAAGGGCGCCTACGTCCTCGCCGATGCCGAGGGCGAGCCGGACGTCATCCTCATGGGATCCGGCTCCGAGGTCCAGTACGCGCTCGAGGCCAAGGACCTCCTCGCGGCCGAGGGCGTGAAGGCCCGGGTCGTCTCCGTGCCCTGCATGGAGTGGTTCGACGAGCAGTCCGCGGAGTACAAGGAGTCCGTCCTGCCCGCGGCCGTCAAGGCCCGCGTCTCGGTCGAGGCCGGTATCGCGATGCCGTGGCGCGCCCTCGTCGGCGACGCCGGCCGTTCGGTGTCCCTCGAGCACTTCGGCGAGTCCGCATCCGGCGATCTCCTCTTCGCCGACTACGGCTTCACCGCCGAGAACGTCGTCGCAGCGGCCAAGGAGTCCCTCGCCGCGGCGAAGTGAGGTCCGGCTGCTCGAGCCGTCTTTGCGGCCCCGTCCTCGATTCACGAGGGCGGGGCCGACCCCCATCCCCGCCGGGCGCGCGCCTCCTCCCCCGCTGATCCCCCGGCCTCGTCTGTCCTCATCCGGCCTCGAGCGCCGCCCGTTCTTTCCACAGGCGCGCCGATCCCTCCCCTCGGGGCGGCGGAGTCGATTACCTTGTGTGCATGACGCTCAATGCCGCGCGCCGTTTCGCGATCATCGCTTCTGCATGCATGCTCACCCTTGGCGCTTCAGCGTGTTCGACGGGATCGGGTGATTCCGAGCAGTCGCGACCCTCGCCTCCCCCGACTGCCGAGGTGCGCATGTCCGGCGGGTACGTCATGAACGAGGACGGGACCCTGCAAAAGCCCGAGGTCGACATGCCCGCGCCCGTGCTCGATCCGGCGGCCCTGGAGTACTCCCCCGAGGGGGCCGAACTCGCGGCCCGCCACTTCCTCGCCCTGACCGAGTACGCCTGGGCGACCGGGGACACCTCCACGATGCGGGCCTTCTTCACCGACGAGTGCACTCCATGCAAGAGCATGGCGGACCGGGTGGATGAACTGTACGCCTCAGGCGGGTGGATGGATGGAACTAAATATGTCACGAAGGAAATAGTCCGTATCGAGGAAATCTCTGACCGTCCTGCCACATTTGGTGTTCAACTAATTGTCAGTCAAGGAGCAAGCACTGCCTATTCAGATGGGACATTACATCAACGGGCGACTAAGGAGCTGGACATGGCGCTATTCATCCATTGGAATGATGCGAATTGGAAAGTTGTTGATGAAGATGCCAAGTCGATTGAATAGATGTTGCCTACTGCTCGTCTTCGCTGCCGGAACTCTCCTGATCCCTTTCCGTTCAGCTCTCGCAGTACCGGTTTTCGACGATTGGGAAACCACAACATCTGCAGATAACGTCGCCATTCAAGCTTGGCACTACTACATTCAAGGTAGCGGTGTTACACCCGTCTCCTGGGTCATTGGTGAGACGACGCCCCCGCCGCCCAAGACGGGCCTCGCGCGCTGCTGGGAGGTGGCCAATGCCCTGGGCGATCCCATGGTCGCCGAATGCGAGTCCTACTTCTGGATCGAGGGTCCGGATGGACCGCAGCCGCTCGAGCACGGGTCTCCCGGTAGGCCCGAACCCGGTGCCAATATTCCCGTGCCGAGTCCGCGTGAGCTCATTGAATACGCGACGGCGACGGTCCGCGCCCAGGGCTCGGGATTGACCGTTCAGCCGAAGAGCGACGTCCTCGCCGGCATTCCCACGATCGTCTATGCGCAGGCCGCATCTCAGGTCCTCGAAACGGAGATCTTCGGAACGCCCGTTTCCGTGAGCTTGAGGGCCACGAGCTTCAGATACGACTTCGGAGACGGGAGCGCTCCCCTCATCACGAGCGATCCGGGACGGCCTTTCCCCGATCATCGGCTGAGCCACTCTTATGAGAGGACGCAGGATCACGTCGTCATCACGCTGACGACCACATGGAGCGGAACGATCACAAGCCCCTT is a window encoding:
- a CDS encoding pseudouridine synthase, whose amino-acid sequence is MRNDPYVEGGIRLQKALSQAGVASRRAAEQLIEDGRVQVDGQVVRSQGIRIDPMTQAVHVDGERVFFDETRHVVLAVNKPVGTVSTMSDPEGRPTLSDLIVDYPERLYHVGRLDIDTSGLLLLTNDGELANRLTHPSYEVPKTYVARLHGEVKPYVKRRLMDGIELEDGPIKVDSFRVVDTYGEITTVEIVVHEGRNRLVRRMMAEVGYPVRELVRTAFGPIRLGNLQQGTSRRVKGNALKALYSTVGL
- the scpB gene encoding SMC-Scp complex subunit ScpB; this translates as MPEPHESEELFAPLEAILMVVSEPVAALDLADALGIDVEEAESALRALAALYRGEGGRRPAGFELRENAGGWRIYSAREWAGLVGRFIVGTAQSRLSQAALETLAVIAYRQPISRSRISHIRGVNVDAVVRTLVTRGLVEEVGESDSGARLYGTTREFLEKMGFASLDDLVPLAPYLPTGEELDELEEQL
- a CDS encoding segregation and condensation protein A, with the protein product MVTPPEAEARQGAIDDFHVALDVFEGPFDLLLQLITRKRLDITEVALAEVTDEFIAHMRMFPDLSKTTEFLVVAATLLDLKAQSLLPSTQIDRELAVEDLEARDLLFTRLLQYRAFKGASAQIAASLEENAGFIPRTAPLEPQFAALLPELVWTASPLDLVRAAAAAFSSAEPQVVTAHLHDPVVPVREQARIVVERLARLGKMTFHELVEDAATTPVIVSRFLAVLELYRRRVLDVAQDEPLGELVLVWAGGNAQDVDFTDIDATEDPGEQGSADA
- a CDS encoding ParA family protein produces the protein MTNDVQLALPGEIGQNPDDFPIPAPLGGHGPARIIAMCNQKGGVGKTTTTINLGSALAEYGRRVLIVDFDPQGAASVGLGINTLEMEDTIYTLLMNPKADVHTTVCRTSVEGLDIIPANIDLSAAEVQLVNEVARESALARVLRHIEDQYDVILIDCQPSLGLLAVNALTAAHGVIVPVEAEFFALRGVALLVETIETVRDRINPRLKIDGIVATMVDSRTLHSREVLDRLDEAFGDLVFTTRIGRTVKFPDASVASEPITTYAPNHPGARAYRRLARELIARGDAA
- a CDS encoding tyrosine recombinase — translated: MNEFEELQREWLSHLRIEKGASPHTLSNYRRDLDRYRIDLEERGIGTPGAVGPQDVERHLADFASGVLSGKPAAPSTVARASAAIRGFHKFLVAEGVTAHDPAAGLHVPKQGMRLPKALSVDQVDALLKAARLGDDACALRDAALLEVLYATGARVSEALGLTIDDLDLDDETPVVRLYGKGRKERFVPLGSMAQDALAAYLVRARPSLASKGRGTPSVFLNSRGAPLSRQSAWEVIQKAADAAGLHGHVSPHTLRHSFATHLLEGGASIRDVQELLGHASVQTTQIYTKVTPTMLLEVYRSSHPRALAKGETHPQ
- the tkt gene encoding transketolase, translating into MTLKWDELDDRAVKTAKILAADAVEKVGSGHPGTAISIAPAAYLLFQRYLRIDPKDPKWLGRDRFVMSAGHSSLTQYCQMYLAGQTLELDDLKALRTRGSLTPAHPEYGHTAGVEITTGPLGTGIASAVGFAMSARRSHGLFDPETPMGESPFDHYVYVIAGDGCLQEGVASEASSLAGTQKLGNLILLWDDNHISIEDDTNIAFTEDVLKRYEAYGWHTQRVDWLSEDGSYAEDVTALDAAIEAAKAETDKPSIIALRTIIGWPTPGKQNTGGIHGSKLGDEALRGLKEALGADPDAMFGVDEEAVAHARANVAARAEQARTEWDARFAQWKAANPERAELLDRVLDKKLPEGWETALPSFEAGKAVATRSASGKVIASLADALPEVWGGSADLAGSNNTIMPGQPSFIPAEYSTGAFQGDAFGRNLHFGIREFAMGAIMNGMAADGLTRPYGGTFFVFSDFMRGAVRLAALMDLPVTYVWTHDSIGVGEDGPTHQPVEHLAAYRAIPNLAIVRPADANETIVAWKTVLEKAHPAALILSRQNLPVPERGEGALASAEGLAKGAYVLADAEGEPDVILMGSGSEVQYALEAKDLLAAEGVKARVVSVPCMEWFDEQSAEYKESVLPAAVKARVSVEAGIAMPWRALVGDAGRSVSLEHFGESASGDLLFADYGFTAENVVAAAKESLAAAK
- a CDS encoding DUF6318 family protein; the protein is MTLNAARRFAIIASACMLTLGASACSTGSGDSEQSRPSPPPTAEVRMSGGYVMNEDGTLQKPEVDMPAPVLDPAALEYSPEGAELAARHFLALTEYAWATGDTSTMRAFFTDECTPCKSMADRVDELYASGGWMDGTKYVTKEIVRIEEISDRPATFGVQLIVSQGASTAYSDGTLHQRATKELDMALFIHWNDANWKVVDEDAKSIE